The following proteins are encoded in a genomic region of Rattus rattus isolate New Zealand chromosome 2, Rrattus_CSIRO_v1, whole genome shotgun sequence:
- the LOC116894200 gene encoding olfactory receptor 484-like, which yields MACLEDGNHTVVTEFILLGLTDNLVLKVILFTIILCIYLVTMSGNLSTILLIRVSSQLHHPMYFFLSHLASVDIGYSSSVTPNMLANFLVTQNTISYIGCGIQLSLVDFFGTAECFLLAAMAYDRFMAICNPLFYSTKMSPQVCVHLLVGSYIGGLLNASFAMVFFFSFLFCGPNIINHFFCDFAPLIELSCSDISVSVVVTSFSAGTVTMLTVFVIAISYTYILITILKMRSTEGRHKAFSTCTSHLTAVTLFYGTITFIYVMPKSTFSTDQNKVVSVFYMVVIPMLNPLIYSLRNNEIKGALRRQLGRKIFS from the coding sequence ATGGCTTGCCTAGAGGATGGGAACCACACTGTGGTGACAGAGTTTATTTTATTGGGCTTAACAGACAATCTAGTCCTTAAAGTTATCCTGTTCACAATTATCCTGTGCATCTACCTGGTTACCATGTCTGGGAATCTCAGCACCATCCTTCTCATCAGAGTCTCCTCCCAGCTCCATCaccccatgtacttttttctcagCCACTTGGCTTCTGTTGACATTGGCTACTCTTCTTCTGTCACACCTAATATGCTTGCCAACTTCCTGGTAACACAAAATACCATCTCCTACATTGGATGTGGCATACAGCTCAGCTTAGTTGATTTCTTTGGGACAGCTGAATGCTTCCTTCTGGCTGCCATGGCTTATGATCGCTTCATGGCAATCTGCAATCCACTGTTTTATTCCACCAAAATGTCCCCACAAGTCTGTGTTCATTTGCTTGTGGGATCTTATATAGGAGGTCTTCTTAATGCTTCCTTtgctatggttttctttttctcttttctcttctgtggacCAAATATAATCAaccattttttctgtgattttgctCCTTTGATTGAGCTCTCCTGTTCTGACATCAGTGTCTCTGTAGTTGTTACCTCATTTTCTGCTGGCACAGTTACTATGCTAACAGTGTTTGTCATAGCCATTTCCTACACTTACATCCTCATCACCATCCTAAAGATGCGTTCCACTGAAGGTCGACACAAGGCCTTCTCCACCTGtacctcccacctcactgcagtTACTCTGTTCTACGGGACCATCACGTTCATTTATGTGATGCCAAAGTCCACCTTCTCCACTGACCAGAACAAGGTAGTGTCTGTGTTCTACATGGTGGTAATCCCCATGTTGAACCCCCTCATCTATAGTCTCAGGAATAATGAGATTAAGGGTGCTCTGAGAAGACAGCTTGGGAGAAAAATATTCTCTTAG
- the LOC116893199 gene encoding LOW QUALITY PROTEIN: olfactory receptor 488-like (The sequence of the model RefSeq protein was modified relative to this genomic sequence to represent the inferred CDS: inserted 2 bases in 1 codon), which translates to MAFLEDGNHTAVTEFILLGLTDDPVLRVILFIIILCIYLVTVSGNLTTILLIRVSSQLHHPMYFFLSHLASVDIGISSSVTPNMLINFLADINTISYLGCGIQLSSAAFFGTVECFLLAAMAYDRFMAICNPLLYSTKLSTQVCMQLVVGSYIGGFLNASFGTNFFFXFPFCGPNRVNHFFCDFPPMMELSCSDVSISGVVISFSAGSITITTLFVIVISYFYILITILKMNSTEGRHKALSTCTSHITVVTLFYGTLTFIYVMPKSTYSRDQNKVVSVFYMVVIPMLNPLIYSLRNNEIKFALKRQFYRKTFFIISRR; encoded by the exons ATGGCATTCCTAGAGGATGGCAATCACACTGCAGTGACAGAATTCATATTGTTGGGCTTAACAGATGACCCAGTTCTTAGAGTcatcctcttcatcatcatcctGTGCATCTACCTGGTGACTGTGTCTGGGAATCTCACCACCATCCTTCTCATCAGAGTCTCCTCTCAGCTCCATCaccccatgtactttttcctcagtCACTTGGCTTCTGTTGACATAGGCATTTCATCTTCTGTAACACCCAATATGCTTATCAATTTCCTAGCTGACATAAATACCATCTCCTACCTTGGATGTGGCATCCAGCTGagctcagctgctttctttggAACAGTTGAATGCTTCCTTCTGGCTGCCATGGCTTATGATCGCTTCATGGCAATCTGTAACCCTCTGCTTTATTCCACTAAATTGTCCACACAAGTCTGTATGCAGCTGGTTGTGGGATCTTATATAGGGGGTTTCCTTAATGCTTCATTTGgcaccaatttcttttt ttttcctttttgtggacCAAATAGAGTTAatcactttttctgtgattttcctCCTATGATGGAACTCTCCTGTTCTGATGTCAGTATCTCTGGAGTTGTTATCTCTTTTTCTGCTGGCTCGATAACTATTACCACATTGTTTGTTATAGTCATATCTTATTTCTATATTCTTATCACCATCCTAAAGATGAACTCTACTGAGGGCCGCCACAAGGCCTTGTCCACCTGCACCTCCCACATCACTGTCGTCACTCTCTTCTATGGAACTCTCACATTCATTTATGTGATGCCAAAGTCTACCTACTCCAGGGACCAGAACAAGGTGGTGTCTGTGTTCTACATGGTGGTGATCCCAATGCTGAACCCCCTCATCTACAGCCTCAGGAATAATGAGATTAAGTTTGCTCTGAAAAGACAATTTTATAGGAAAACCTTTTTTATAATCAGTCGTCGGTAA
- the LOC116894199 gene encoding olfactory receptor 484 has translation MAFLEGENYTAVTEFILLGLTEDPVLRVILFTIIICIYLVTVSGNLSTILLIRVSSQLQHPMYFFLSHLGSADLGYSSSVTPNMLVNFLVKQNTISYLGCSIQFGSAAFFGGLECFLLAAMAYDRFVAICNPLLYSTKMSTQVCIQLIVGSYIGGFLNASFATASFFSLFFCGPNRINHFYCDFAPLIELSCSDVSVPVVVTSFSAASITMLTVFIIAISYTYILITILKMHSTEGRQKAFSTCTSHLTAVTLFYGTITFIYVMPKSSYSTDQNKVVSVFYMVVIPMLNPLIYSLRSNEIKGALRRQLAKKMFSKSNILFCKT, from the coding sequence ATGGCTTTCCTGGAGGGTGAGAACTATACTGCAGTGACAGAGTTCATTTTATTGGGCTTAACAGAGGACCCAGTTCTTAGAGTCATCCTCTTCACCATTATCATCTGCATCTACCTAGTGACTGTGTCTGGAAACCTCAGCACCATCCTTCTTATCAGAGTCTCTTCCCAGCTCCAACaccccatgtacttttttctcagCCACTTGGGTTCTGCTGACTTAGGCTACTCATCTTCTGTCACACCCAATATGCTTGTCAACTTCCTCGTAAAGCAAAATACCATCTCCTACCTTGGATGTTCTATACAGTTCggctcagctgctttctttggGGGTCTTGAATGCTTCCTTCTGGCTGCCATGGCCTATGATCGCTTTGTAGCAATCTGCAACCCACTGCTTTATTCCACCAAAATGTCCACACAAGTCTGTATCCAGCTGATTGTGGGATCTTATATAGGAGGTTTTCTTAATGCTTCCTTTGccacagcttcttttttttccttgttcttcTGTGGACCAAATAGAATCAATCATTTCTACTGTGATTTTGCTCCTTTAATAGAACTTTCCTGTTCTGATGTCAGTGTCCCTGTAGTTGTTACTTCGTTTTCTGCTGCCTCAATCACTATGCTGACAGTGTTCATCATAGCCATCTCTTACACCTACATCCTCATCACTATCCTGAAGATGCATTCCACTGAGGGCCGCCagaaagccttctccacctgcacttcccacctcactgcagtCACTCTGTTCTATGGAACCATTACATTCATCTATGTGATGCCCAAGTCCAGCTACTCCACAGACCAGAACAAGGTGGTTTCTGTGTTCTACATGGTAGTGATCCCCATGTTGAACCCCCTCATCTATAGCCTCAGGAGTAATGAGATTAAGGGTGCTCTAAGAAGACAACTTgccaagaaaatgttttctaagagtAACATATTGTTTTGTAAAACTTAG